A DNA window from Candidatus Zixiibacteriota bacterium contains the following coding sequences:
- a CDS encoding deoxyribonuclease IV: MLFGAHESIAGGVFNAITRGQKATCGTIQIFNKSNSQWRAKKLETKELDQYFKLILDTKVTVATSHTSYLINIASPNPELNKKSYLALKEEMERCELLKIPCLVMHPGSHVGSGEETGLNAIVANLIRLFDELTNNNVCLLLETTAGQGSNLGYTFEQIAYIIDHAHKHAQLGVCMDTCHVFSAGYPISDPKDYKKTMATFDSVIGLKRLKIIHMNDSKKEFGAKKDRHEHIGKGFIGLEAFRNIVTDKRLAAIPKIIETPKDEDTLAEDIENLRVLRGLAV, translated from the coding sequence ATGTTATTCGGAGCCCATGAATCAATTGCCGGCGGAGTTTTCAACGCCATCACCCGGGGCCAAAAGGCAACCTGCGGAACAATCCAGATATTCAACAAATCAAACAGCCAATGGCGCGCCAAAAAACTCGAAACAAAAGAGTTGGACCAGTATTTCAAACTCATCCTGGATACAAAAGTCACAGTTGCCACCTCGCACACAAGCTATCTGATCAATATCGCTTCGCCCAATCCGGAACTGAATAAAAAATCCTACCTTGCCCTCAAAGAGGAGATGGAGCGCTGTGAACTATTGAAAATCCCCTGTCTTGTCATGCATCCCGGCTCGCATGTCGGTTCAGGCGAAGAGACTGGTCTCAATGCAATAGTCGCTAATCTCATTCGCCTTTTCGATGAACTTACCAACAACAATGTCTGTCTCCTGCTTGAGACGACCGCCGGCCAGGGCTCAAACCTCGGCTATACCTTTGAGCAGATCGCCTATATCATCGACCATGCGCATAAACATGCCCAGCTTGGGGTGTGCATGGACACCTGTCATGTTTTTTCCGCCGGATATCCTATTAGCGATCCGAAGGATTACAAAAAAACAATGGCCACTTTCGATTCTGTCATCGGATTGAAACGACTTAAAATAATTCACATGAACGACAGCAAAAAAGAATTCGGAGCCAAAAAAGACCGGCATGAGCATATCGGAAAAGGCTTCATCGGTCTGGAGGCATTCCGTAATATCGTAACAGATAAAAGGCTTGCCGCCATTCCCAAAATTATCGAGACTCCCAAAGACGAAGACACGCTTGCCGAGGATATTGAAAATCTGCGCGTACTGCGAGGGCTGGCGGTGTGA